Sequence from the uncultured Flavobacterium sp. genome:
TGAATCTACAATCACAGGAACGCCCAATCCTGAGAATTTCGTAAATCCGAAACCTGCAATTGCAATGGCAAGAATAATTCCGCCAATAAAAGGACGTAACGGAGGATATTTTATATTTTTCGAAAAAAGCGAACCCCAAAAATGAGTGCTTCTAGCAAATAATAAAGCCGAAACTCCGGATAAAATTCCAATTATAATAACATAACCAACAGTCGAAATACTAAAGTCGGGAACAACAGGAATGCTGTAATGTGTATGTTTTATGTGCCAAAATTCTACCGTAAAATAAGCTGCATAAGCCACTAAAAAAGATAAAATAATGCTTTTAAGATCGATTTTGCTGAAATATAAAACTTCTAAAGCGAAAATTGCGCCCGCCAACGGAGTTCCAAAAACAGAAGCAAAACCGGCACTAATTCCCAAAATGATTAAAATCTTTCTTTCGGAATTATCCAATTTAAAAATCTTAGTAAATTGATCGGCAATTGCGCCGCCCATTTGTACAGCTGTACCTTCGCGACCGGCCGAACCTCCAAATAAATGCGTAAGTAAAGTTCCTAAAAGTACTAAAGGAGCCATTTTTAGCGGAATCACTTTCTGAGGATTTTCATATTCTTCAAGCAATAAATTATTGCCTTTTACAACAGATTCTCCCCAATAGTAATAACTCAAACCAACTAATAATCCGCCAAAAGGCAAAAGCCAGATAATCCAATCGTGCTGAATTCTAAATTGTGTAACAAATTCCAGAGAAACCAGAAAAAATGCAGATGCAGATCCTGATAAAATCCCTATTAAAACGCAAATGAGAATCCATTTGAAAACTGAAAGAAGTATTTGTTTTGGGTTTTGAGAAGTCATTAAGTTTAGTTTTTCCGCCACGAATTTCACAAATTTTCACAAATTAAAACATTATAAATCAAAGAAAATAGAATAATCATTTTAATCTTTTTAATCTGTGGCAAAAAAATAATTCGAGCTAATTCGTGAAATTCGTGGCAAAAAAAATATTCGTGGTAAAAATAAATTACTGTACAACAGCAGTAAATTCAATTTCAACTAAATATTCAGGAGCAACCAATTTACTGATTTCATAAAATCCGGTTGTAGGTTTTACATCTTTAAAAAACGCTGAGTGCGCTTTTGCTACATCTTCAAAAGTAGAAATATTGGTTGTAAAGATTCTCGTTCTGATAACATCTTTCATTCCAACATTCAAATCTTGTAAAACTTTTTCAACACGTTCCAGAATGTTATAGGTTTGAGCATAAGCGTCGTCCGCCTTTACTTTATCGCCATCAACAATAGCCACAGTTCCTGAAACTTCAATAATATTGCCAATTCTTACTGCACGACAATATCCCATTTTGTCCTCCCAAGGTGATCCTGTTAAGATGTTTTCTCTTTTCATTTTTTAAGTTTTTTTGAATTTGTTTTAGCATTTTTAAAAACAAATTCCGGTTCGTTAATTTCGCTGCAATTTATAAAATATGCAGCTGAAAAGGAATTATATTAGATTGAAATCAATTCGTAAAACATTCTTTTTTGTGATATTTTGAGAGTAAATAAAAGATGCTTTTTTCCACTCCTTAATATTTATCTGTGAGTATAAGTAAGCTTTCTTTTTCTAGTAGAGAAG
This genomic interval carries:
- a CDS encoding voltage-gated chloride channel family protein; this translates as MTSQNPKQILLSVFKWILICVLIGILSGSASAFFLVSLEFVTQFRIQHDWIIWLLPFGGLLVGLSYYYWGESVVKGNNLLLEEYENPQKVIPLKMAPLVLLGTLLTHLFGGSAGREGTAVQMGGAIADQFTKIFKLDNSERKILIILGISAGFASVFGTPLAGAIFALEVLYFSKIDLKSIILSFLVAYAAYFTVEFWHIKHTHYSIPVVPDFSISTVGYVIIIGILSGVSALLFARSTHFWGSLFSKNIKYPPLRPFIGGIILAIAIAGFGFTKFSGLGVPVIVDSFSNANPWYDFLLKILFTGFTLGAGFKGGEVTPLFFVGATLGSALSLIIPLPIAFLAGLGFVAVFSGATHTPIACTIMGMELFGIQPGIFIAIACTIAYFSSGSVGIYKSQIVKGAKYKLYQKFKKEELQHL
- a CDS encoding RidA family protein codes for the protein MKRENILTGSPWEDKMGYCRAVRIGNIIEVSGTVAIVDGDKVKADDAYAQTYNILERVEKVLQDLNVGMKDVIRTRIFTTNISTFEDVAKAHSAFFKDVKPTTGFYEISKLVAPEYLVEIEFTAVVQ